In a single window of the Sulfurimonas sp. hsl 1-7 genome:
- a CDS encoding magnesium transporter CorA family protein, whose product MKTNSLDFATVTEQLDPLHVKDILNSDHPSYYFPTDNYVLLIVRFFEIEEDELRGVSIPYIIKDELICKYNRTTNSFSVYHNIEEMLHSISIHLGKAERLVKRYLDEIDNLEDALYSRKIPAIFLDLWFDLKKDLTRIDRMLERIDIVLKEYKSEQPENKNFPDDSLSNILEHIQRYQRLANLHTIKLDTLYSYYNSLKNDKINNNIYVLTILSGIFLPLNLIVGFFGMNTQNLFFANDPDGTMHVIILLGLMFVILLAIFPITRIVHRYILQKVLEKLHIYNKIVSKIKKLTQK is encoded by the coding sequence ATGAAAACAAATAGTCTAGATTTTGCAACAGTTACAGAGCAACTCGATCCTTTACATGTTAAAGATATATTAAACAGCGATCATCCGTCTTATTACTTCCCTACGGATAATTATGTTCTTCTTATAGTGAGATTTTTTGAAATTGAAGAGGATGAGCTTCGCGGTGTATCTATCCCCTACATTATCAAAGATGAATTGATCTGTAAATACAACCGTACAACAAACAGTTTTTCGGTATACCATAACATTGAAGAGATGCTTCACTCTATAAGTATTCATTTAGGAAAAGCGGAAAGACTTGTCAAAAGATATTTAGATGAAATCGACAACCTTGAAGATGCTTTGTATTCCCGTAAAATACCTGCAATCTTTTTAGATCTGTGGTTTGATCTCAAAAAAGACTTAACTAGAATAGACAGAATGTTAGAAAGGATTGATATCGTTTTAAAAGAGTACAAAAGCGAACAACCGGAAAATAAAAATTTTCCGGATGATTCCCTCTCTAATATTTTAGAACACATACAGCGTTATCAAAGACTGGCAAACTTACATACTATAAAACTTGACACTTTATATAGCTACTATAACTCTTTAAAAAACGACAAAATAAATAACAACATCTATGTACTTACAATCCTCTCGGGAATATTTTTACCGCTCAACCTTATTGTAGGTTTTTTTGGTATGAACACCCAAAATCTCTTTTTTGCTAATGACCCTGATGGGACTATGCACGTTATAATTCTTTTAGGATTAATGTTTGTCATTTTATTAGCTATCTTTCCTATCACTCGTATAGTCCACAGGTATATATTACAAAAAGTATTAGAAAAACTTCATATTTATAATAAAATAGTTAGTAAAATAAAAAAGCTTACACAAAAATAA
- a CDS encoding FtsW/RodA/SpoVE family cell cycle protein, with protein sequence MWRFDKSILSQFDFFSIILIIPLVIMSNWLIGEAVPALAEKQLAYVGVALMTSLGVFLLPIRKMRWVIPFIYWLNILLLLGVEFFGHSRLGAQRWIDIPFVNATIQPSEFVKPALILMLAYLIDKTPPPVGGYRLKDFIRISVYILIPFILIVKEPDLGTALVLLLIGYGVLFFVGIYWKIIATIAAAILLISPLAYKYGLHDYQKVRIKDFLSEKPSYHVQQSIIAIGSGGWTGKNKEEATQTQMKFLPIATSDFIFAFVVERTGFLGALLLILIYVVLILHLLSLGVFNKDYYIKVVTVAISFMIFIYMGVNISMTIGFAPVVGVPLPMFSYGGSSFLNFMVLFAIMQNLITFRYKDMYDKRGTKSFL encoded by the coding sequence TTGTGGAGATTTGATAAGAGTATTTTATCACAATTTGACTTTTTTTCTATAATTCTTATCATACCCCTCGTTATTATGTCCAACTGGCTAATCGGGGAAGCGGTTCCTGCACTTGCAGAGAAACAACTTGCCTATGTCGGTGTAGCACTGATGACCTCTTTAGGTGTCTTTTTACTCCCTATTAGAAAGATGAGATGGGTGATCCCTTTTATCTATTGGCTCAATATCCTTTTACTCCTTGGGGTTGAGTTTTTTGGGCACTCTCGTCTGGGTGCCCAGCGTTGGATTGACATCCCTTTTGTAAATGCAACTATCCAACCCTCAGAGTTTGTAAAGCCTGCACTTATTTTAATGCTTGCATATCTGATCGACAAAACCCCTCCTCCGGTTGGTGGTTATCGACTCAAAGATTTTATACGTATAAGTGTTTATATCCTCATCCCGTTTATTTTAATCGTAAAAGAACCCGATCTTGGAACTGCCTTAGTACTTCTGCTCATCGGTTACGGTGTTTTATTTTTTGTCGGGATCTACTGGAAAATAATTGCAACTATTGCCGCAGCAATCCTTTTAATCTCACCGCTTGCTTACAAGTACGGCTTACACGATTACCAAAAAGTACGTATCAAAGACTTTTTAAGTGAAAAGCCGTCGTACCATGTGCAACAGTCGATCATCGCTATCGGTTCAGGCGGGTGGACAGGAAAAAACAAAGAGGAAGCTACACAGACACAAATGAAATTCCTCCCTATTGCAACGAGTGACTTTATTTTTGCTTTTGTGGTTGAGAGAACAGGATTTTTAGGGGCACTCTTACTCATTTTAATCTATGTAGTACTCATTTTACATCTGCTGAGTCTCGGTGTTTTCAATAAAGACTACTACATAAAAGTTGTTACCGTCGCGATCTCTTTTATGATATTTATCTATATGGGAGTTAATATCTCCATGACGATAGGATTTGCCCCTGTTGTGGGGGTACCTCTGCCTATGTTTAGTTACGGGGGAAGTAGTTTCTTAAACTTTATGGTTCTCTTTGCTATTATGCAAAACCTTATCACTTTTAGATATAAAGATATGTACGATAAACGGGGAACAAAAAGTTTTCTCTAA
- a CDS encoding RluA family pseudouridine synthase has protein sequence MRDVKEYICEKSERLDTFLASQIAQTRSQIAQLIKQEVVFVDDKLVARPGVKLKAGQKIKVEFPELKIDEVNTNLLEEVSWAKDVEVLYEDEDIMVINKPSGVTVHPAPSVKEPTLVDWLKFKGIRLSTISGEERHGIVHRLDKGTSGAMVIAKTNEAHEFLSQQLQDKSMGRYYLAIIAPPLKEDVTTVESNIGRSSSNRLKMASGLEHGKYAKTMFKQLLLSDDERMQLIACKLFTGRTHQIRVHLESLNRHIVGEHLYAQSPKMEKSERILLHAYIIYFIHPTTKELLSFEAKYDENMKSFIEKKFDMEKVNEVTELEYITDSFTTDI, from the coding sequence ATGAGAGATGTAAAAGAGTATATTTGTGAAAAATCAGAACGATTAGACACTTTTTTAGCTTCACAAATAGCTCAAACACGTTCACAAATAGCGCAACTGATTAAACAAGAAGTTGTATTTGTAGACGATAAGTTAGTAGCTCGTCCCGGTGTAAAGTTAAAAGCGGGACAAAAAATAAAAGTTGAATTTCCGGAATTGAAAATTGATGAGGTCAATACTAATTTGCTTGAAGAGGTTTCTTGGGCAAAAGATGTAGAAGTTCTTTATGAAGATGAAGATATTATGGTTATCAATAAACCAAGCGGAGTAACGGTCCATCCTGCACCAAGCGTAAAAGAGCCCACTCTGGTTGACTGGTTAAAGTTTAAAGGGATCCGACTCTCTACGATCAGCGGCGAAGAGCGTCACGGTATCGTGCACCGTCTTGATAAAGGGACATCAGGTGCGATGGTGATCGCAAAAACAAACGAAGCACATGAGTTCTTATCTCAGCAACTGCAAGACAAGAGTATGGGAAGATATTATCTTGCTATAATTGCACCACCGTTAAAAGAGGATGTGACTACTGTTGAGTCAAACATCGGTAGAAGCAGTTCAAACCGTCTAAAAATGGCAAGCGGATTAGAACACGGTAAATACGCCAAAACAATGTTTAAACAACTGCTGCTAAGTGATGATGAAAGAATGCAATTAATCGCATGTAAGCTTTTTACTGGAAGAACACACCAGATAAGGGTACACTTAGAGAGTTTGAACAGACATATCGTCGGGGAACACTTGTATGCGCAAAGCCCGAAAATGGAGAAATCGGAACGAATTTTGCTCCATGCGTACATAATATATTTTATACATCCAACAACAAAAGAGCTGCTCTCTTTTGAAGCAAAATATGATGAAAATATGAAAAGTTTTATAGAGAAAAAATTTGATATGGAGAAGGTCAATGAAGTTACTGAACTTGAGTACATTACTGACAGCTTCACTACTGACATTTAG
- a CDS encoding fibronectin type III domain-containing protein, whose product MKLLNLSTLLTASLLTFSACSGVKPKVDEKTAVDDTLPVITLTQNGIISDMTSIAFEWSSIKDPRVKEIYVYRTSPKSENNKEMQYYESVDSRFKTHYVDDDVTPDTIYSYSFRVLAEDTQGRLSQVYKINTKPVLQSVAWIHSITGLPRSAKIIWRPHSNQRVQKYIVERKTLEDTEWETLETINDRLSAEFLDTDLKDNYVYMYRLRAKTYDGIISTPSQIVKVVTKPLPKTVTNIRVSTNLPKQIQIDWDATTQKDFSRYYVYRSASIDGNYELIAKLHNNTFTDKIDEDGARYFYRVSVVDKDGLESENEKNSIMGMTLAKPAAPAIFKAEIVGSAIELNWSKVDPRSRSYIIVKETQKGWLDTKRDEFRDITGTKYSDNVVDADTTYTYRVYSLDENKILSESSEPVVVVTPESTQFIEAPKAQKVQEQTVKKPVEVKTDEKVIAPAEDLDMNEL is encoded by the coding sequence ATGAAGTTACTGAACTTGAGTACATTACTGACAGCTTCACTACTGACATTTAGTGCATGTAGTGGTGTGAAACCTAAGGTAGATGAAAAAACTGCCGTTGATGATACACTTCCTGTTATAACACTTACACAAAACGGGATCATCTCAGATATGACAAGTATCGCTTTTGAGTGGAGTAGTATTAAAGACCCGAGAGTAAAAGAGATATATGTCTATAGAACATCTCCAAAGTCTGAAAACAATAAAGAGATGCAATATTATGAGAGTGTAGACAGTCGTTTTAAAACACACTATGTTGACGACGATGTAACTCCTGATACTATCTACTCATACAGTTTTAGAGTTTTAGCAGAGGATACGCAGGGAAGACTTTCTCAAGTTTATAAGATAAATACAAAACCTGTTTTACAATCTGTTGCATGGATACACAGTATTACAGGGCTTCCAAGAAGTGCAAAAATTATTTGGCGTCCCCATTCAAACCAAAGGGTACAAAAGTATATTGTAGAGCGTAAAACACTTGAAGATACAGAATGGGAAACACTTGAGACTATCAATGACAGATTAAGTGCAGAGTTTTTAGATACTGATCTAAAAGATAATTATGTGTATATGTACAGACTCAGAGCAAAAACATATGATGGTATTATCTCAACACCTTCACAAATCGTGAAAGTAGTAACAAAACCTTTACCGAAAACTGTTACAAATATCAGAGTAAGTACAAATCTTCCAAAGCAGATCCAAATTGACTGGGATGCGACGACACAAAAAGATTTTTCAAGATACTATGTGTATAGATCTGCCAGTATAGACGGTAATTATGAACTGATCGCTAAACTTCATAACAATACGTTTACAGATAAGATCGATGAAGACGGCGCACGCTACTTTTATCGTGTAAGTGTTGTTGACAAAGACGGTTTAGAGAGTGAAAACGAAAAGAACAGCATCATGGGGATGACACTTGCAAAACCTGCGGCACCTGCAATTTTTAAAGCAGAAATTGTCGGTTCGGCTATAGAGTTAAACTGGTCAAAAGTTGATCCTAGATCAAGAAGTTATATCATCGTTAAAGAGACGCAAAAAGGTTGGCTTGATACTAAACGTGACGAGTTTAGAGATATTACAGGGACAAAATACAGCGATAACGTTGTAGATGCAGACACTACATACACGTATAGAGTTTACAGTTTAGATGAAAATAAGATTTTATCTGAATCTAGTGAGCCTGTAGTGGTTGTAACTCCGGAATCAACACAGTTTATTGAAGCTCCAAAAGCGCAAAAGGTACAAGAGCAAACGGTTAAAAAACCGGTTGAAGTGAAAACAGATGAAAAGGTGATAGCACCTGCAGAAGATTTAGATATGAACGAGTTATAA
- the trmB gene encoding tRNA (guanosine(46)-N7)-methyltransferase TrmB: protein MPHLHIKEFKQIDLPQEIDGVKFNFLADNATRDDEQLISTTVDGEKFFLLVKEDEDRVLLKTDKLTRPASISIVHKALLAYAKGAKLDVLASNVVERKNIHLEESTALKKIEYFAKEFPKDREVRIEVGFGSGRHLLHQAANNPDVLFIGIEIHRPSIEQVLKQAVIQKLDNLLVLDYDARLFLELVPSNLVGAVYVHFPVPWDKKPHRRVISTAFIEECRRALKVGGTLELRTDSENYYAYSYETFIAFPKTTLLINKNKDIAVSSKYEDRWKKMEKNIYDVIMTNDEESEPLSIEGSFEFDEVKLSNEELISLHGTTKRFESGFIHFERVYKTDEGVMLRTSMGSFDRPEHLYVIVRGTSAEYYPELPLRSKANLRAHQYLNEVLNG, encoded by the coding sequence ATGCCACATTTACACATTAAAGAATTTAAACAGATCGATTTACCTCAAGAGATAGACGGGGTGAAATTTAATTTCCTAGCTGATAATGCTACTAGAGATGATGAACAGTTAATCTCGACAACAGTTGATGGTGAGAAGTTCTTTTTACTTGTTAAAGAGGATGAGGACAGAGTCCTTTTAAAAACAGATAAGCTTACACGCCCGGCGTCAATTTCAATCGTACATAAAGCACTTTTAGCGTATGCAAAAGGTGCCAAACTTGATGTACTGGCTTCAAATGTTGTGGAGAGAAAAAATATCCACCTTGAAGAATCAACAGCACTTAAAAAGATAGAGTACTTTGCAAAAGAGTTCCCTAAAGACAGAGAAGTGCGCATTGAGGTTGGTTTTGGTTCAGGGCGTCACTTGCTGCATCAAGCGGCAAATAACCCGGATGTGCTTTTCATCGGGATAGAGATCCACAGACCATCTATTGAACAGGTTTTAAAACAAGCCGTTATTCAAAAGTTAGACAATCTTTTAGTACTCGATTATGATGCAAGACTTTTTCTGGAATTAGTACCTTCAAATCTAGTGGGGGCTGTATATGTTCACTTCCCGGTTCCTTGGGATAAAAAGCCGCACCGCCGTGTGATCTCAACAGCATTTATTGAAGAGTGTAGACGTGCGCTTAAAGTTGGCGGTACATTAGAGCTTCGTACGGACAGTGAAAACTATTATGCTTACTCGTATGAAACATTTATAGCATTTCCAAAAACAACACTGCTTATCAATAAAAACAAAGATATCGCTGTTAGTTCAAAGTATGAAGACAGATGGAAGAAGATGGAGAAAAACATCTACGATGTTATTATGACTAATGACGAAGAGTCTGAACCTCTATCGATCGAGGGTAGTTTTGAGTTTGATGAGGTGAAACTCTCAAATGAGGAACTGATCTCTTTACACGGAACTACAAAAAGATTTGAGAGCGGTTTCATCCATTTTGAAAGAGTGTATAAAACAGATGAGGGTGTGATGCTGCGTACATCAATGGGAAGTTTTGACAGACCTGAACATCTTTATGTGATTGTTCGAGGAACATCTGCCGAGTATTATCCTGAACTCCCTTTACGCTCAAAAGCAAACCTGAGAGCACATCAATATCTAAATGAGGTTTTGAATGGATAA
- a CDS encoding cell division ATP-binding protein FtsE, with amino-acid sequence MDKVIIAENLSLAYSSEETIINKANFSIDSSSFVFITGASGSGKSTLLKSLYGALKPKEGSLVVGGVELRNVSNSKLNFLRKHLGIVFQDYKLVKEWTIEKNIMLPLIINGYDKTVTQNQVDSLLKHVRLKHQAGKYPLELSGGEQQRVAMARALAHNPILILADEPTGNLDDYSSQLIWNLLEGANEQLKTTVIVVTHHIPENLKVNYKHYHIEFGDIREVL; translated from the coding sequence ATGGATAAAGTTATAATCGCCGAAAATCTATCTCTGGCTTACTCGAGTGAAGAAACCATTATAAACAAAGCGAATTTTTCTATAGATTCAAGTAGTTTTGTTTTTATAACGGGTGCAAGCGGTAGTGGGAAATCTACACTGCTAAAATCTCTTTACGGTGCGTTAAAACCGAAAGAGGGTTCACTTGTTGTAGGTGGCGTTGAGTTAAGAAACGTATCTAACTCAAAACTTAACTTTCTACGAAAGCATTTAGGGATAGTTTTTCAAGATTATAAACTTGTAAAAGAGTGGACAATTGAAAAAAATATTATGTTGCCGCTGATCATCAACGGTTACGATAAAACGGTAACGCAAAACCAGGTAGACTCTTTACTAAAGCATGTCAGACTGAAACATCAAGCGGGAAAATATCCTCTTGAACTCAGTGGTGGGGAGCAACAACGTGTCGCAATGGCTAGAGCACTGGCACACAACCCGATCCTGATTTTAGCGGATGAGCCGACGGGGAATCTTGACGATTACTCCTCTCAACTGATCTGGAACCTTTTAGAGGGTGCAAATGAGCAATTAAAAACGACGGTTATTGTCGTAACGCACCACATACCGGAAAATCTGAAAGTGAATTATAAACATTATCATATTGAGTTTGGAGATATCCGTGAAGTCCTTTAA
- a CDS encoding ABC transporter permease has protein sequence MKSFKNHISLVLALLGILFALQVFMVVERSIDSYKVNLANNYSLVVVSEKSLETKQLQSINPLIAKMETLSPDNIIKKLNTGINKTNLELLKLTLPKFYKVSLQHYPSPSELKTLTRELLKNNYITKVETFEKTHDTTYRLLLLFKNVITVFAFTVIVVTLLLISKELRIWQFKHNERMSIMGLFGAPSWLRSAVLFRLAIVDALIASFLAFILFAYISTLPMIAQEFEHIGISIVLFDYTYDFLLMLGVSISVAILLASFVMLGHKEEV, from the coding sequence GTGAAGTCCTTTAAAAATCATATATCTTTAGTATTAGCTTTGCTTGGAATCCTTTTTGCCTTGCAGGTTTTTATGGTTGTTGAGCGTTCTATTGATAGTTATAAAGTAAATTTAGCAAACAATTACTCTTTAGTAGTAGTGAGTGAGAAATCTTTAGAGACAAAACAACTTCAATCGATCAATCCATTAATTGCTAAAATGGAGACTTTATCTCCTGATAACATCATTAAAAAACTAAATACCGGCATCAATAAAACGAACTTAGAGCTTTTAAAGTTAACATTGCCAAAGTTTTATAAAGTAAGCCTGCAACACTATCCAAGTCCCTCAGAACTTAAAACACTTACTCGAGAACTGTTGAAAAATAATTACATTACAAAAGTTGAAACTTTTGAAAAGACACACGACACTACATACAGACTTCTTTTACTGTTTAAAAATGTAATAACTGTTTTTGCTTTTACTGTTATAGTCGTAACGCTTCTTTTAATCTCTAAAGAGTTAAGAATATGGCAATTTAAACACAATGAACGTATGAGCATTATGGGATTGTTCGGAGCACCATCTTGGCTTCGTTCAGCTGTACTTTTTCGTCTTGCCATAGTGGACGCTTTGATCGCATCATTTTTAGCTTTTATACTGTTTGCATATATCAGTACATTACCGATGATTGCACAAGAGTTTGAGCATATTGGGATTAGTATAGTACTTTTTGATTATACGTATGACTTTTTACTTATGCTTGGAGTATCTATCTCTGTCGCTATTTTATTGGCCTCATTTGTTATGTTAGGTCATAAAGAAGAGGTATAA
- a CDS encoding murein hydrolase activator EnvC family protein, whose product MIKIFFSLVLLFGFVYGANNIDTKIKSTSKKLHSYSQDYSKINKKMAQTAKAILEQKKELSKQEKYLEELKKELESKATSYKDSRVQLDELRAKQIELKKKQNKLEQELVFVIAQSVSLSIVLEEDFKSDADSLIELEVLGSMLESSRKKAKELSEKFLANSEDIDSLRQHATTLESSIKEIDDKRKNVLVTQEENKKALKKLEIAKASYKKELESLLKRQNALKDTLSHLNIIKIDQQKKAQEEKERKAALAKKEIYVEDKNLPTVKKHGSSYQAMKTIKYRGAKTIAPLNGYTITKNYGTYTDPIYGIKIFNESISLKPKKPDAKVRTVFNGKVIYADKTAVLDNIVIVEHDHGLHTIYANLSQIAPNIKVGNKIKKGYTIGRVKDELIFEVTQKTSHINPIRLFR is encoded by the coding sequence ATGATCAAAATATTTTTCTCTTTAGTTTTACTATTTGGTTTTGTTTACGGTGCAAATAATATTGATACAAAAATAAAAAGTACGAGTAAAAAACTTCATAGTTACAGTCAAGATTATTCTAAGATCAATAAAAAAATGGCACAAACGGCTAAGGCGATTTTAGAACAAAAAAAAGAGCTCTCAAAACAGGAAAAATATTTAGAAGAACTTAAAAAAGAGTTAGAGTCTAAAGCAACTAGCTATAAAGACAGCCGCGTTCAGCTTGATGAGCTCAGAGCAAAACAGATAGAACTAAAGAAAAAGCAAAATAAACTTGAGCAGGAACTTGTTTTTGTTATAGCACAAAGTGTCTCTTTATCGATCGTTTTAGAAGAGGATTTTAAAAGTGATGCAGACTCTTTGATCGAGCTGGAAGTGCTTGGTTCTATGTTGGAATCCTCAAGAAAAAAAGCGAAAGAGTTAAGTGAAAAGTTTTTGGCTAACTCTGAAGATATAGATTCTTTACGTCAGCATGCGACAACTTTAGAAAGTTCAATCAAAGAGATCGACGATAAACGTAAAAACGTATTGGTAACGCAAGAGGAAAATAAGAAGGCTCTAAAAAAACTGGAAATTGCAAAAGCATCTTATAAAAAAGAGCTGGAAAGCTTACTAAAAAGACAGAATGCTTTAAAAGATACACTTTCACATCTAAATATTATTAAAATCGATCAGCAGAAAAAAGCTCAAGAGGAAAAAGAGCGTAAAGCTGCTTTAGCGAAAAAAGAGATATATGTTGAGGATAAAAACCTGCCGACAGTAAAAAAACACGGCAGCTCTTATCAGGCAATGAAAACGATTAAGTATCGAGGAGCTAAAACTATAGCCCCATTAAACGGATACACGATTACGAAAAATTACGGGACTTACACAGACCCGATTTACGGAATAAAAATCTTCAACGAGTCAATCTCTTTAAAACCGAAAAAACCGGATGCAAAAGTAAGAACAGTCTTTAACGGTAAAGTTATATATGCAGATAAAACTGCGGTTCTTGACAATATTGTTATTGTTGAACATGACCATGGTTTACACACGATTTATGCAAACTTATCACAGATTGCTCCAAATATCAAAGTTGGTAATAAAATTAAAAAAGGGTATACAATCGGAAGGGTAAAAGATGAACTTATCTTTGAAGTTACCCAAAAAACATCCCATATCAACCCTATAAGATTATTTAGGTAG
- the thrC gene encoding threonine synthase, which yields MNFIQTRGVDPSKPKTVTFSQAILDPIASYGGLYVPEKLPELGQAFLDKHLNSSYKVLAKDMLDAFNIDIESAVIDEALNLYDKFDDASNPVPVVKVKENLYVSELYHGPTRAFKDMALQPFGIVLSSIAQKKNENYLILAATSGDTGPAALETFKNRANVRVACLYPDGGTSDVQRLQMVTEDAENLKVIGINGVFDDAQSALKRLLASSEFKFALSEKNTKLSAANSVNFGRIIFQIIYHIHSYLELVRQNAITMGEKVYLNVPSGNFGNALGGYYAWKMGLPVEKIIISSNENNVLTRLIKTGKYDLNGCDVVNTTSPAMDILKSSNVERILFDMFGEVRTKELMQDLEEKNVYELTADELATLRTCFDADFCNGDEGKAYIKDTFDNDNYLMDPHTATCFKSYETCSDPKIKSIIYSTAEWTKFSPVIANALTGEVDAEDIIALESISKTAKLAIPAMVKELFTKEIVQKTIINKEDIEKEILDFI from the coding sequence ATGAACTTTATACAAACTCGTGGCGTTGATCCGTCAAAACCTAAAACAGTTACTTTTTCACAAGCTATTTTAGACCCGATAGCATCTTACGGTGGACTTTATGTTCCTGAAAAACTTCCGGAATTAGGTCAAGCATTTTTAGATAAACACTTAAACTCTTCATATAAAGTGTTAGCAAAAGATATGTTAGATGCTTTTAATATCGATATAGAATCAGCTGTAATTGATGAAGCGTTAAACCTATATGACAAGTTTGATGATGCTTCTAACCCTGTACCGGTTGTAAAAGTAAAAGAAAATCTTTATGTAAGTGAGTTGTATCACGGTCCTACACGTGCATTTAAAGATATGGCACTACAGCCTTTTGGTATTGTTCTTTCATCTATTGCACAAAAAAAGAATGAAAACTATTTAATCTTAGCGGCAACAAGCGGTGATACTGGTCCGGCTGCATTAGAGACTTTTAAAAATCGTGCAAACGTAAGAGTTGCTTGTTTATACCCTGACGGTGGAACAAGTGATGTTCAAAGATTGCAAATGGTTACTGAAGATGCAGAAAATCTAAAAGTTATCGGTATAAACGGTGTATTTGATGATGCACAATCAGCTCTTAAAAGATTACTTGCATCAAGCGAATTCAAGTTTGCATTGTCTGAAAAAAATACAAAACTTTCAGCTGCAAACTCTGTAAACTTTGGTCGTATCATTTTCCAAATCATTTACCATATCCATAGTTATTTAGAACTTGTTCGTCAAAATGCAATCACTATGGGTGAAAAAGTTTACCTAAACGTTCCAAGTGGAAACTTCGGAAATGCTCTTGGCGGATACTATGCATGGAAAATGGGACTTCCTGTTGAGAAGATCATTATCTCTTCAAACGAAAATAATGTATTAACTCGTTTAATTAAAACAGGTAAGTACGATCTAAACGGTTGTGATGTAGTAAATACAACTTCACCTGCTATGGATATCTTAAAATCTTCAAATGTTGAAAGAATTCTTTTTGATATGTTCGGTGAAGTAAGAACGAAAGAGTTAATGCAAGACCTTGAAGAGAAAAATGTTTATGAGCTTACAGCAGATGAACTAGCAACTTTACGCACTTGTTTCGATGCAGATTTCTGTAATGGGGATGAAGGTAAAGCTTACATCAAAGATACATTTGATAATGACAATTATCTAATGGATCCTCATACTGCAACTTGTTTTAAATCATATGAAACGTGTAGTGATCCTAAAATAAAATCTATCATCTACTCAACTGCAGAGTGGACGAAATTCTCTCCTGTAATTGCAAACGCACTTACTGGTGAAGTAGATGCAGAAGATATTATCGCACTAGAGTCTATCTCTAAAACTGCGAAATTAGCAATCCCTGCTATGGTGAAAGAACTCTTTACTAAAGAGATAGTTCAAAAAACTATCATCAATAAAGAGGATATAGAAAAAGAGATTTTAGATTTTATCTAA
- a CDS encoding toxin-antitoxin system YwqK family antitoxin — protein MLKSLSLILLSTAIFANDTQFFCADPSEYIQKDNTQSSTYKNCKRNGMTYWYTDTGKVKSQVNFVDGKENGVYTSFYDNGAKKLVVKYVDGQKHDIQKIFYDNGVLGSEVNYVMGRREGVMKEWDIEGYLYSEVYYKNNYKVGLKKYYDHKGNVVKTETYKMDRNPVMQKLLKDKREEIMVDLSKYGLVPKDAPKEMRVR, from the coding sequence ATGTTAAAGTCTCTATCTTTAATATTGCTTTCTACAGCTATTTTTGCCAATGATACACAGTTTTTTTGTGCCGATCCTAGTGAATACATTCAAAAAGACAATACTCAATCATCAACATATAAAAACTGTAAAAGAAACGGAATGACATACTGGTATACAGATACCGGTAAAGTAAAATCACAAGTTAATTTTGTAGATGGAAAAGAGAATGGAGTTTACACATCTTTTTACGATAACGGAGCTAAAAAGCTCGTTGTAAAATATGTAGATGGCCAAAAACACGATATACAAAAGATCTTCTATGACAACGGAGTACTTGGTTCTGAAGTCAACTATGTTATGGGAAGACGTGAAGGTGTAATGAAAGAGTGGGATATAGAGGGTTATCTCTACTCTGAGGTTTATTATAAAAACAACTATAAAGTGGGATTAAAAAAATACTACGATCACAAAGGTAACGTAGTTAAAACAGAGACATACAAAATGGACCGAAACCCTGTTATGCAAAAACTTCTTAAAGATAAAAGAGAAGAGATTATGGTCGATCTTTCAAAATACGGACTTGTACCTAAAGACGCTCCAAAAGAGATGAGAGTAAGATAA